A genomic window from Silene latifolia isolate original U9 population chromosome Y, ASM4854445v1, whole genome shotgun sequence includes:
- the LOC141628262 gene encoding uncharacterized protein LOC141628262: MDIGHTTEDCFIPWKEIAYLLKAGYLKDLIKIIGMNEDPSKINQEQKQERNFPPPPLLYEVKFINGGSEILSLTSSAANKIARTRQTKSSCKPGNIPPITFSDCDLVGIADLHHDGQVIFMEVGTANVRRILVDEGNSVNLIMQDVLKAMKINEDQITHKSSVLVGFSGETNNILG; encoded by the coding sequence ATGGATATAGGGCATACAACGGAGGATTGCTTTATTCCCTGGAAAGAAATAGCCTACCTGTTAAAGGCAGGATACCTCAAAGATCTGATCAAAATCATAGGTATGAATGAAGACCCCAGTAAAATCAATCAGGAGCAAAAGCAGGAACGCAATTTCCCACCACCACCTCtactctatgaagtaaaattcataaatGGCGGGTCAGAAATTTTgagcctgaccagttcagcagcaaatAAAATAGCTAGGACTCGTCAAACTAAGTCATCATGCAAGCCTGGCAACATACCACCAATCACATTCAGTGACTGTGATCTGGTGGGCATCGCTGACCTACATCATGATGGCCAGGTGATCTTCATGGAAGTTGGAACTGCCAATGTAAGGAGAATCTTGGTAGACGAAGGCAACTCAGTGAACTTGATAATGCAAGACGTTCTcaaagccatgaagatcaacgaggaccaaatcaccCATAAATCCAGTGTCTTGGTAGGGTTCAGCGGTGAGACAAATAATATATTGGGATAA